A genomic region of Cannabis sativa cultivar Pink pepper isolate KNU-18-1 chromosome 1, ASM2916894v1, whole genome shotgun sequence contains the following coding sequences:
- the LOC115706955 gene encoding NDR1/HIN1-like protein 10, with the protein MPPHLLLWLPPFQSYTLLYSPIFSPSFSFPSLSHFPNTPTFLLFSILVSLFLFSFFFISSPKLLLLPIPTTFQFLFLSLSLSLFLTMTDRVYPSAKPAAGNGVANPAFPATKAQLYSNARPAYRPQPHPYRRRSRCCSCCLWSTVAILVLLFIAGVAGVVFYVMYRPQRPSFSVTSLKLSYLNLTSANSQLNSKFDLSVTARNPNKHLVYTYDPISISIYSGDVDIGDAVIPSFVHGKKNTTTLKTSIVSNRRAIDTSAASYLRTNMKSKSGMPVRVTMDTKVKGRVAALKSPKIGVRVSCDGIRVTLPTGKKAATASTAKAKCKVDVRIKIWKWTF; encoded by the coding sequence ATGCCACCCCACCTTCTTCTTTGGCTTCCCCCCTTTCAAAGTTACACCCTTCTTTACTCTCCAATTTTTTCTCCCTCATTTTCATTTCCATCACTTTCTCACTTCCCAAACACccccactttcctattattctctattttagtttccctttttcttttttcttttttttttataagctcTCCAAAACTACTACTACtccccataccaacaactttccAATTCTTattcctttctctctctctctctctgtttctCACTATGACAGACCGAGTTTATCCCTCGGCTAAACCAGCCGCCGGAAACGGCGTCGCTAACCCTGCGTTTCCGGCGACCAAGGCCCAACTATACAGCAATGCCCGCCCGGCTTACCGCCCCCAACCTCACCCGTACCGTCGCCGTAGCCGTTGCTGCTCTTGCTGCTTATGGTCCACAGTTGCTATACTCGTCCTTCTCTTTATCGCTGGAGTCGCCGGAGTAGTCTTCTACGTTATGTACCGTCCTCAACGCCCTTCCTTCTCCGTCACCTCACTTAAACTCTCGTACCTCAATCTCACCTCTGCTAATTCTCAACTCAACTCCAAATTCGACCTCAGTGTGACTGCTCGCAACCCTAACAAGCATCTCGTCTACACCTACGATCCTATTTCCATCTCGATTTACTCCGGAGACGTCGATATCGGCGACGCCGTAATTCCGTCCTTCGTCCACGGTAAGAAGAATACCACAACGCTGAAGACTTCGATTGTGAGCAACCGCAGAGCGATCGATACCTCGGCGGCGAGCTATTTGAGGACGAACATGAAGAGCAAGAGTGGTATGCCAGTGAGGGTAACGATGGACACTAAAGTGAAAGGCAGAGTCGCAGCGTTGAAGTCGCCGAAAATTGGGGTTAGGGTTTCTTGCGACGGAATTAGGGTTACTCTACCGACGGGGAAAAAGGCGGCGACGGCATCAACTGCCAAGGCTAAGTGCAAGGTTGATGTTAGAATTAAGATCTGGAAATGGACCTTTTAA